Below is a genomic region from Fervidobacterium sp..
AATATGAAATTATTGAAGCTTGATTTTGAAAATGAAATATCAAATATTATTAAGTTAATCACAAATACATGTTGTATAGTCTGTGGTACAGAAAGCAAAGGTCACAGGCTTTGTGAAAAGTGCGCTGAGAAAGTAAATAGTCTCTCTCCTGCTTTCTTAATTCATAACAACATGAGGATATATTACTATGGACTTTACAAAGAGACGTTAAGTGATTTTATAATCGCGTATAAATACAACAATCATCACTCACTATCAAAAGAATTCTCTAAGATGCTTTATAAAGCAATAGTTGCACACAATATTAGTTTTGAAATTGTTGCTTACGTACCTGCAACAAAATCCGCGAAGAAAAAAAGAGGGTACGACCACATGAAATTGATAGCCAAAGAATTTTCCAAGATAACAAAGATCCCATACATCAACGCGCTTATAGCAGTTCGTGAGACAGATCAGTTGACAGCAAAAAACAGGCAAGAAGCCGTTAAAGGAAAATTTATGTTGCGTGAAGATAGAAGCTACATAATCAAAGATAGGTCCGTTTTGTTGATTGACGATGTTTACACTACAGGAAGCACTATGAGAGAGGTTTTCAATATTCTGAAAAGATATGGTACAAAAGAAGTAATTCCGTTGGTAATAGCCATGAACAGATAGAAAAAAGGAGGGACAACTGATGGGAGAAAGGCACATAACTGAAACAACGTCTTTTGAATACATCGCCGAGCACTTTCCATATCTAATACAACCTCTTCTTGAGATGGGGATTAAAGTAATAGTTTGCGGTGATATAAAATGGGGTACTTTGGGGGAAGAACTCGAGAAAATTAATCTGGAAAAGGAAGAAATTTTGAGAAAATTGAATGAAATCGTTGAAAAGCAAGGTGGACCTGTTTTTTCTTTAAAATTGGACCTTTAAATTTCTTAACAAAATTATGCTAAAATAATATGCTCAGGTGTAGTATGCTCTTTCCAATTCACTTTATCAGGAGGTGTAGTGTATGAAAAAGTTTGTACTTTTGGTGCTTTTAGTACTTTCAGTAACATTTTTTGCCGCAACGAAAGTTGTTTTTTGGCATGCCATGGGTGGTGCCCAAGGCGAAACACTGAATCAGATCGTGAAAGCTTTCAACGAATCGCATCCGGATATCGTAGTTGAAGCAGTTTACATAGGAAACTACACAGCTTTACAACAAAAACTTTTAGCAGGTGCGCAAGCCGGTCAACTCCCAACGATAAGTCAGGCATATGCAAATTGGACAGCCAAGTTATTGCAAAGTAAGATAGTTGAACCTTTAAACAAATACATGAATGATCAAAAGATTGGTATAACAAAAGCCGAGTGGGAAGATGTATTCAAAGCTTTCAGAGACAACTGCACGTGGGGTAATACTGTTTATGCTGTACCATTCAACAAAAGTCTTTACATATTCTATTACAATGCAACAGCCCTATCAGCTGCTGGTATCACCGTACCAAAATCAATAAATGAACTTCTTTACTCATCAAAAGCTTTGACAAAAGACAAAAACAAAGATGGAAAACCAGATGTATATGGCTTCGCATTTAGAACAACTGTTGATACGTTCCAAATATTCCTCATGATGCGCGGTGGAGATATAGTTAAGTACGATGCAAAGTCTGGAAGATACGTCTCTGCAATTGATTCACCAGAAACTAGAGAAGTGTTGGCATTTTTCAAGAAACTTCTTGATGATAAAGTGGCGTTTGCACAGGGTGGGTATCTGAATGATATATTTGGTCAAGGGACAGTTTTAATGTACATAGACACGATCGCAGGTAGAACTTACGTGGAGCAGTCCGCAAAAGGCAAGTTCCAATGGGCATGGGCACCTGTTCCGGTATGGAAAACAAGAAACGTACCATTTGCTGGAACTGATGTGATCATGTTCACTACTGCAAAAGAAGAGGAAAAGAGAGCAGCCTGGGAATTTATGAAATACCTAATTTCACCAGAAGTAACAGCCTACTGGGCAGTTAATACTGGATATCTACCAGTAAGAAGAGCAGCACTTCAAACAACGATTTGGAAACAAGCCGCTAAATCAGATCCGTTGCTTGAAATACCCCTCCAACAAATCGACAATGCAAAGATGGATCCACAACTCAGCGTCTGGACAGAAATCAGAAACGTTGTAAGCACGATGTTTAATGATTTTATAAATGGAAAGGTGGACATGGAAACAGCTATAAAGAAAGCCGATGCGGAAATCAAAAAGTACTTGGCCGAGGAATATAAGTAATAAATCTTTGTTTAAACTTTACTTTAGTATTCAATGCGGGCGCATAAGCCCGCATTTTTTGTTTTTTGGTGGTATAATTTTAGTAAAGACAAAAATTCAAAAGGTGGTGTTGCAATGTCTGAGAAATTTTTAGAAATTCTTAACTTAACAAAATTTTATGGAAAGAGATTGGCTATTAAAGATATTACCTTGCACGTTTCGGGTGGAGAAATTGTTGGTTTTATTGGACCAAATGGTGCTGGTAAGACAACTACGATGAGAATTGCCTTGGGATTTCTCAAACCGACAAGAGGGGAAATTTACCTATTTAGTGAAAGATTAACAAGAAGAAACATAGCCAAGTTAATTACGAAAGTAGGTTACGTGCCAGGTGAAGTTAATTACTATGGAGATGTAACTGTGCAGAAAATTTTGGAATTTTATGCTTCTTTCTACAATGAGTTTGATAGTGAATACTGTGAGTGGTTATGCAAACAATTTGATGTACAGCTAAATAAGAAATTTGAAGAACTTTCCTTAGGTAACAAAAAGAAAGTATCAATTATCCAAGCACTTGCCCACAAACCACGTTTATTGATACTTGATGAACCGACAAATTCGCTTGATCCTTTCGTGCAAAAGCGATTATACAACATTTTAGAAAATTTAAAAGAAAGCGGCGTTGGGATACTCTTATCTTCGCACGTGCTAAATGAGGTTGAAAAACTTTGTAACAGGGTTGTGTTTATAAAAGATGGAAAGATTGTCAATCCACCTTTATTTAATAAAGCCACAAAAAAGATAACACTTGTAACAGATAGTGATTCAAAAATTGTTGAAAACATTGAAAATTTGTTTCCAGAAATCGTCGAATTGAATAGTCAAAATTCGAATTTGTTAATTTATTTCAACGGTTCTACACAGCGATTGGTAGAATTATTGAATTTGTTTAAATTCAAAGATATCTTAATTGAAGATCTATCACTGGAAGATGTTTTTGACAAGCTTTATGAAGAATAGTCTTCAAAAGTTTAAAACTGGAGGGAAATAACGTGAAAATACTGAGATGGGAAATTAAAAGAAATTTTAGGGCATTTTTGTTATGGACAACGTTCATAGTTGGTATTCAGTTTATGTATTTCGCACTTTTTCCATCTTTTGCAGGAGACGATGGATTGTTTTCATCTAAACTTCAGCTACTTCCAAAGACTTTCTTAAGGATATTTGGCGTTGATCGGATAGACTTTAGCGATATTCTTCACTTTTTTTCAATGCAGGGACAAATATGGATTTTTCTCTTTGCTACTTTTTATCTAACAAGACTCGCTTCGTCAATATTTGTTAAAGAGGAAAATGAAAAGACAATTGAATTCATATTATCAAGACCTATAAGCAGAAAGCGATATTCCATTGAGAAGTTTGTCTCTGTAACATTTTACTTATTGACTTACGATTTGGTCATAACATTCTCTATTCTTGGAATGTTCAACAAATACAAAGTTAAACCTTTCGACATGGGGCTATTTTGGAAAATTGCATTTTCCTTTTGGGCAGTTCATATCTTTATGACGGCGGTTGGTATAATATTTTCTGTTATTTCAAGAAGAAAGGCAACAGCTGATACATCAACATTCTTCGCACTTGGGTTTTTTTATGTTTTATCGCTCATTGCCAGAGTTTATGAGAAGTACAAGTATCTACGAAACATAACTCCATTTGGAATATTTGACCCAGCAGAGTTGATAAAAGGCGCAACTTTTAATAAAATTGCCTTTTTGCTTGTAGTTCTGATTTACCTGGGAACTTTGCTATTTAGTATTTTTTATTATGAGAGAAAGGACATATACATTTAAAAAAATAAACGTCTCCAGTTGCGGAGACGTTTATTTTAGAATAGAAATTATAAACTCCCTGGGAAATGACATGCAACAAAGTGTTCTTCTTTTATTTCCTTCAAAACAGGCTTTTCGTTCGAACATATTGGCTTTGCAACGGGACACCTTGGGTGGAATGGACACCCCTTGGGTGGATTAACAGGACTTGGTACATCACCTTGTAAAATGATCCTCTGTTTTTTAAACTCGGGATTCGGCACAGGAATAGCGCTCATTAAAGCCTTAGTGTAAGGGTGCAATGGCTCATCAAAAAGATCTTTCTTGCGTGCTGTTTCAACAACTTTGCCAAGATACATTACTACAACACGGCTTGATATGTACTTTATTAAAGATAAATCATGTGAAATGAACAAATAAGTTAAGTCATGTTCTCTTTGAAGATCCATCATAAGGTTTATTACTTGCGACCTTATTGAAACATCCAACGCAGCAACGGCTTCATCGGCAATAATAAGTTTTGGATTCATCAAGAGCGCTCTTGCGATTCCAATTCTTTGCCTTTGACCTCCGGAAAATTCATGTGGAAAACGATACATATGTGTTGGATGTATACCAACCTCTTCGAGTGCCTTGCCAATTTTATCTATTACTTGTGATTTTCTTATCATACCATGTGCTAAAGGACCTTCGGCAAGTATATTTTTGATCCTCATTCTCGGATCAAGTGAACTGTATGGATCTTGAAAAACTATTTGTATGTCTCTTCTAAACTGAAAGCGTTTTTCCTTTAGGTTGCCAAGAAGATATTCCATTAAACCGTTTTCACCTTTGCTTTTGAAAATCTCGTAATATTTTGCGTCGACATCATCCTTAGGGGAAAACTTACTATCTTTAAACCTTTCTAAATACATCTTTCGGACATAATTCTTAGCCTTCCATACCGGTAAGAAATAGTGTGTAGTGTCTTCGCCTGAGACAATTATTCTTCCAGATGTTGGTTCGTACAATCTAAGCAAAGTCATACCAACAGTTGTTTTTCCGCAACCAGATTCTCCCACAAGACCCACAGTTTCGCCTTTGTACACCTCAAAACTCACGCCATCAACAGCTTTGACCCACGCAACAATCCTTTTGAACACTCCCGCTCTTATAGGAAAATATTTTACAAGGTTATCTATCCTAAGAAGAACTTCTCTTTGTTCCTTTTTTCTATTCGCTTTTACTTCGGAGACTATACTTCCATTCATGCACCTTCACCAGCCTTTACATACTTTTGTGCTTCTTCGACTTTCTTATAGAAGAAACACCTTGAGAAGTGGTCTGGTTCAACTTCAACTAGTCCGGGCATTTCGAGATTACACTTTTCTTCTTTAAACTCACATCTGTTACTAAATCTGCACCCTGGTGGAAAATGCAAAGGATCAGGTACCATACCTGGTATGCTATACAATCTGTCTTGCTCAACATCAAGCCTGGGGATAGCATTTAACAGTCCCCACGTGTACGGATGTTTTGGTTTTTTAAATAATGTTTTAACATCTGCTGTTTCCATAACTTTTCCACCATACATCACAACAACTCTATCAGCATTTTCTGCTATAACCCCCACATCATGTGTAATAAGTATTATAGCCATCCCATATTCTCTTTGGAGCTCCTTCATAAGCTCAAGGATCTGAGCCTGGATAGTAACATCGAGTGCCGTTGTTGGTTCGTCAGCAATCAATAGTTTTGGTCTACAAGAAAGTGCCATTGCTATCATCGCTCTTTGCCTCATACCACCTGAAAGTTCGTGTGGATACTCATCAACACGCTTTTCAGGCTCAGGAATACCAACTTTACGTAGCATATCTATTGCCATTTGCCTTGCAGTTTTTTTATCCACGTCCTGGTGTAACAATATTGCTTCCATTATCTGTTCTCCAACTGTGAAAACAGGGTTTAAGGCAACCATCGGTTCCTGAAAAATCATAGCTATTTCGTTGCCTCTGATCATTCTCATTTCATCATCGGTCAATTCAAGTAAGTTCTTACCGCTGAAAATAATTTCGCTACCTTCCTCTATTTTACCTTTTGGATCAAGTAACCTAAGAATTGTGAGTGATGTAACACTCTTTCCACTTCCAGATTCTCCCACTATACCAAGTGTTTCTCCTTCGTATACATCAAAATCCACACCGTCAACAGCCTTAACAACGCCATCTTCTGTATAAAAATACGTCCGAAGATTTCTAACAGTTAATAGCGGTTTCTTTTCCAAGATCTCCACCTCCATCATTTCAATCTCGGATCGAATACGTCTCTCAATGCATCACCGACAAGGTTCCATGCGAGCACAAATAGTACCATAGCCATACCAGGATAAAACACAGCATACCAATAAGAGAATGTAGAGCCACTTGTTCCAAGTATCCAATTTCTTGTAAAATTAAGCATTGAACCCCAATCAGCATATCCGAGTGGTGCACCGAGTCCCAAGAACGATAAACCAGCTGCTGTTATAACAAGTGAACCCATACGCATTGATGCTTGAATTAACACAGGGAATATAGTGTTGGGTAGTATATGTCTTAGGATGATGAAGAAATCCTTAACCCCCAGGGCTTTAGCAGCTAGCACAAATTGTTCCTCTTTTACTTGCAAGATATTTGCTCTAATAAGTCTTGCAGCACCCATCCATCCAAAAACGGTCATAGCTATCATGACTTTGTCAAGTCCA
It encodes:
- a CDS encoding ABC transporter permease produces the protein MKILRWEIKRNFRAFLLWTTFIVGIQFMYFALFPSFAGDDGLFSSKLQLLPKTFLRIFGVDRIDFSDILHFFSMQGQIWIFLFATFYLTRLASSIFVKEENEKTIEFILSRPISRKRYSIEKFVSVTFYLLTYDLVITFSILGMFNKYKVKPFDMGLFWKIAFSFWAVHIFMTAVGIIFSVISRRKATADTSTFFALGFFYVLSLIARVYEKYKYLRNITPFGIFDPAELIKGATFNKIAFLLVVLIYLGTLLFSIFYYERKDIYI
- a CDS encoding phosphoribosyltransferase family protein encodes the protein MVILQGRQQQSYWNHLPENMKLLKLDFENEISNIIKLITNTCCIVCGTESKGHRLCEKCAEKVNSLSPAFLIHNNMRIYYYGLYKETLSDFIIAYKYNNHHSLSKEFSKMLYKAIVAHNISFEIVAYVPATKSAKKKRGYDHMKLIAKEFSKITKIPYINALIAVRETDQLTAKNRQEAVKGKFMLREDRSYIIKDRSVLLIDDVYTTGSTMREVFNILKRYGTKEVIPLVIAMNR
- a CDS encoding ABC transporter ATP-binding protein gives rise to the protein MSEKFLEILNLTKFYGKRLAIKDITLHVSGGEIVGFIGPNGAGKTTTMRIALGFLKPTRGEIYLFSERLTRRNIAKLITKVGYVPGEVNYYGDVTVQKILEFYASFYNEFDSEYCEWLCKQFDVQLNKKFEELSLGNKKKVSIIQALAHKPRLLILDEPTNSLDPFVQKRLYNILENLKESGVGILLSSHVLNEVEKLCNRVVFIKDGKIVNPPLFNKATKKITLVTDSDSKIVENIENLFPEIVELNSQNSNLLIYFNGSTQRLVELLNLFKFKDILIEDLSLEDVFDKLYEE
- a CDS encoding ATP-binding cassette domain-containing protein encodes the protein MNGSIVSEVKANRKKEQREVLLRIDNLVKYFPIRAGVFKRIVAWVKAVDGVSFEVYKGETVGLVGESGCGKTTVGMTLLRLYEPTSGRIIVSGEDTTHYFLPVWKAKNYVRKMYLERFKDSKFSPKDDVDAKYYEIFKSKGENGLMEYLLGNLKEKRFQFRRDIQIVFQDPYSSLDPRMRIKNILAEGPLAHGMIRKSQVIDKIGKALEEVGIHPTHMYRFPHEFSGGQRQRIGIARALLMNPKLIIADEAVAALDVSIRSQVINLMMDLQREHDLTYLFISHDLSLIKYISSRVVVMYLGKVVETARKKDLFDEPLHPYTKALMSAIPVPNPEFKKQRIILQGDVPSPVNPPKGCPFHPRCPVAKPICSNEKPVLKEIKEEHFVACHFPGSL
- a CDS encoding ABC transporter substrate-binding protein, producing MKKFVLLVLLVLSVTFFAATKVVFWHAMGGAQGETLNQIVKAFNESHPDIVVEAVYIGNYTALQQKLLAGAQAGQLPTISQAYANWTAKLLQSKIVEPLNKYMNDQKIGITKAEWEDVFKAFRDNCTWGNTVYAVPFNKSLYIFYYNATALSAAGITVPKSINELLYSSKALTKDKNKDGKPDVYGFAFRTTVDTFQIFLMMRGGDIVKYDAKSGRYVSAIDSPETREVLAFFKKLLDDKVAFAQGGYLNDIFGQGTVLMYIDTIAGRTYVEQSAKGKFQWAWAPVPVWKTRNVPFAGTDVIMFTTAKEEEKRAAWEFMKYLISPEVTAYWAVNTGYLPVRRAALQTTIWKQAAKSDPLLEIPLQQIDNAKMDPQLSVWTEIRNVVSTMFNDFINGKVDMETAIKKADAEIKKYLAEEYK
- a CDS encoding ABC transporter ATP-binding protein; translation: MEVEILEKKPLLTVRNLRTYFYTEDGVVKAVDGVDFDVYEGETLGIVGESGSGKSVTSLTILRLLDPKGKIEEGSEIIFSGKNLLELTDDEMRMIRGNEIAMIFQEPMVALNPVFTVGEQIMEAILLHQDVDKKTARQMAIDMLRKVGIPEPEKRVDEYPHELSGGMRQRAMIAMALSCRPKLLIADEPTTALDVTIQAQILELMKELQREYGMAIILITHDVGVIAENADRVVVMYGGKVMETADVKTLFKKPKHPYTWGLLNAIPRLDVEQDRLYSIPGMVPDPLHFPPGCRFSNRCEFKEEKCNLEMPGLVEVEPDHFSRCFFYKKVEEAQKYVKAGEGA